In bacterium, one genomic interval encodes:
- a CDS encoding ribulose-phosphate 3-epimerase, with protein MKLSAQTAVHLAPSLLSADFLHLSEELRRCEQAGAGVLHCDVMDGHFVPNLTFGPPIIAQLRKATKLELDVHLMIEAPERSISDYARAGADAITVHAEVCPHLHRTLTQIKEHGCQAGVSLNPSTPVALIEHVLPLCDVVLIMSVNPGFGGQKFIPLALEKLATLRVLQQSGHGEFMLSVDGGVDPVTAPSVVEAGAQRLVAGSALFTGDFLGNFARLSQAAGC; from the coding sequence ATGAAACTTTCCGCACAAACGGCAGTGCATCTCGCGCCGTCCTTGCTATCCGCGGATTTCCTGCATTTGTCAGAAGAGTTACGCCGCTGCGAGCAGGCGGGCGCAGGCGTGCTGCACTGCGATGTGATGGACGGCCACTTTGTGCCGAACCTCACGTTTGGCCCGCCGATCATAGCCCAGCTGCGCAAGGCTACCAAACTCGAGCTCGACGTGCATCTGATGATTGAGGCGCCCGAGCGTTCCATCTCGGATTACGCGCGCGCGGGTGCCGATGCCATCACGGTTCATGCCGAAGTCTGTCCGCATCTGCATCGCACGCTAACGCAGATCAAGGAACACGGTTGTCAGGCGGGCGTCTCGCTCAATCCGTCCACGCCGGTTGCTTTGATCGAGCATGTGCTGCCTCTGTGCGACGTCGTGCTGATCATGAGCGTCAATCCCGGCTTTGGCGGCCAGAAGTTCATCCCATTGGCATTGGAAAAGCTCGCTACGCTGCGGGTGTTGCAGCAATCCGGACACGGCGAGTTCATGCTGTCCGTGGACGGCGGCGTCGATCCGGTCACCGCACCGTCTGTCGTCGAGGCCGGCGCGCAGCGCTTGGTCGCGGGCAGCGCGTTGTTTACGGGTGACTTTCTCGGGAACTTCGCCCGCCTCAGCCAGGCCGCCGGATGCTAA
- a CDS encoding PASTA domain-containing protein: MTEPRAAGDRLRTFGAIALLFGLIFLFAGMMMEWIIMPLYTRHGAEVAVPSLIGLTVAEARTLAEHNEFRIVEEPAKLGGKMAAGTVLEQRPLPGAMAKPGRTIHLVPAREGSASGIPDLTGLDQRTAEIECRNMGLLVSSSDYGYDFSAIVPKGGIVKQRPEPGAPVVSGQPVQLTISLGPRPSSIIVPTLVDISLHEARQAILESGLKLGNISRHETNLYVAGTVIAQSLLSGTEVEQDTEVDLVVAVPQLSADSTAAETPPPSEAD; encoded by the coding sequence ATGACTGAACCTCGTGCGGCAGGCGATCGTCTGCGCACGTTCGGCGCGATCGCACTACTCTTCGGTTTGATTTTCCTTTTTGCGGGCATGATGATGGAATGGATCATCATGCCCCTTTATACTCGTCACGGTGCGGAAGTGGCGGTGCCTTCCTTGATCGGGTTGACCGTTGCCGAAGCCAGGACTCTGGCCGAGCACAATGAGTTTCGCATCGTTGAAGAACCGGCCAAATTAGGCGGCAAAATGGCAGCGGGTACGGTTCTGGAACAGCGCCCTTTGCCTGGTGCCATGGCGAAGCCGGGGCGCACGATTCACCTTGTTCCTGCGCGTGAAGGCTCGGCATCAGGCATCCCGGATTTGACCGGTTTGGACCAGCGCACCGCCGAGATTGAGTGCCGGAACATGGGACTGCTCGTCTCGTCATCGGATTACGGCTACGACTTTTCGGCGATAGTGCCTAAGGGCGGAATTGTCAAACAGCGACCCGAGCCTGGTGCCCCGGTCGTGAGCGGCCAGCCGGTGCAGTTGACGATATCGCTGGGACCGCGGCCCAGTTCAATCATCGTTCCGACTCTGGTGGATATTTCGCTTCACGAAGCTCGCCAGGCCATACTCGAATCCGGGTTGAAACTGGGGAACATCTCGCGTCACGAAACGAATCTCTATGTTGCCGGCACGGTGATCGCCCAAAGTTTGTTGTCAGGAACGGAAGTTGAGCAGGACACCGAAGTGGACCTGGTGGTCGCGGTGCCGCAACTGTCCGCTGATTCGACCGCCGCAGAGACTCCTCCACCATCGGAAGCCGATTGA
- a CDS encoding MBL fold metallo-hydrolase, which produces MLKIETREVGPYAMNTIIAWCDETREAIWFDPGAETEYLLRWITARDLKVIRIVNTHGHVDHIAENGLAKAALNVPLCIHPLDRPKLTNPILNLSSWTGTEVVSPDADETLVEGDTLRCGNIEFALYHVPGHSPGSLVFYAEGQLIAGDTVFYESVGRSDFPDASERQLYDAIRAKIYTLPDATIIYPGHGEPTTVGHEKLHNPFVRAS; this is translated from the coding sequence ATGCTAAAGATCGAGACGCGCGAAGTCGGTCCCTATGCGATGAACACGATAATCGCGTGGTGCGACGAAACTCGCGAAGCGATCTGGTTTGATCCCGGCGCCGAAACGGAGTATCTTCTGCGGTGGATTACCGCGCGCGATTTGAAGGTCATTCGCATCGTGAACACGCACGGGCATGTGGATCATATCGCGGAGAATGGCCTTGCCAAAGCCGCGTTGAATGTGCCGCTGTGTATCCACCCGTTGGACCGTCCCAAGCTGACGAATCCCATTCTCAATCTCTCGTCGTGGACGGGAACGGAGGTTGTGTCGCCCGACGCCGACGAGACCTTGGTTGAGGGCGACACGTTGCGCTGCGGCAATATCGAATTCGCCCTCTATCACGTGCCGGGTCATTCGCCCGGCTCGCTCGTGTTCTATGCCGAGGGGCAGCTAATCGCGGGCGATACGGTGTTCTACGAATCGGTCGGGCGCTCGGATTTTCCCGACGCCAGCGAACGCCAGCTTTACGACGCGATTCGCGCCAAGATTTACACGCTGCCGGACGCGACGATCATCTATCCCGGTCATGGCGAGCCGACCACTGTTGGACACGAAAAGCTCCACAATCCCTTCGTCCGCGCAAGCTGA